One genomic region from Leifsonia poae encodes:
- a CDS encoding Gfo/Idh/MocA family protein, whose translation MTLRIGVLGAARITEAGLLRPARQMTGVEVVGVAARDYQRATAFASRHRIPQVFASYKSLLKSDAIDAVYIPTPPALHGSWTIAAVKAGKHVLVEKPFTANGAEAEAVALASERSNVVVMEAFHTLFHPLIGQIRGLLDAKAIGDIVRASAEFCAPIPPGKDIRWNRRLGGGALMDLGCYPLRVLQTLLGIPDGVVSAHAHTRQGVDRVMRARYKMPGEVSAEIMCSLWSRRIFSQRLQIVGTSGNLRVSWPFQPQAGAKIRLTTNEGATVHPVDRTATYRYQLGAFRDAISSGESSPVSLAESVAMMRTIDETYIAAGMEPRRPFSGSNRT comes from the coding sequence ATGACCCTTCGTATAGGCGTCCTCGGAGCGGCGCGGATTACCGAGGCTGGGCTTCTTCGCCCGGCACGACAGATGACCGGTGTCGAAGTCGTTGGAGTTGCAGCTCGTGATTACCAACGGGCCACGGCATTCGCCTCCCGACACCGGATTCCTCAGGTATTCGCCAGTTACAAATCGCTCCTCAAAAGTGACGCGATCGATGCCGTCTATATCCCGACACCACCAGCACTGCACGGGAGCTGGACGATAGCAGCGGTCAAGGCCGGAAAGCACGTTCTCGTGGAGAAGCCGTTCACCGCAAACGGAGCTGAAGCCGAGGCCGTCGCTCTCGCGTCAGAGCGAAGCAACGTCGTCGTCATGGAGGCCTTTCACACCCTGTTTCATCCGCTGATCGGACAGATTCGCGGGCTCCTCGACGCCAAAGCTATCGGCGACATCGTTCGCGCATCGGCCGAATTCTGTGCACCCATCCCGCCGGGCAAGGACATCCGCTGGAATCGCAGGCTAGGCGGCGGAGCCTTGATGGACCTCGGCTGCTACCCACTGAGAGTGCTGCAGACTCTCCTGGGCATTCCGGACGGGGTCGTTTCGGCTCATGCCCATACTCGACAGGGAGTTGATCGCGTCATGCGTGCGCGGTACAAAATGCCTGGTGAAGTCAGCGCTGAAATAATGTGCAGCCTCTGGTCACGGCGCATCTTCTCTCAGCGACTGCAGATCGTGGGAACATCAGGCAACCTTCGCGTCTCGTGGCCATTTCAACCTCAAGCCGGAGCGAAGATACGTCTTACGACCAACGAAGGTGCAACAGTTCACCCGGTGGATCGAACTGCGACTTATCGATATCAGCTTGGCGCGTTCCGTGATGCGATTTCGAGCGGCGAATCGTCGCCGGTCAGCCTTGCCGAGTCGGTCGCGATGATGCGGACGATCGACGAGACCTACATCGCAGCCGGAATGGAGCCGCGTCGTCCGTTCTCTGGATCAAACCGCACCTGA
- a CDS encoding alpha/beta hydrolase, with amino-acid sequence MTDSVTMPYPVPKSVSQEAQAILAAPVVRPTYPALGDTEDWLAHIRAADESILAVIPPVSEALNEDIRDVGGVQVFVHRSPSVREGGPVCLTMHPGGLINMGGEVCRRLGALSALSMEMEVWSVDYRMPPLYPFPAGWDDAVAVYRHLVERRDPKDVFVSGVSAGGNLAAATLLRATDESLPMPAALYLGTPQLDLTESGDSFQVNAHADRALASLEQVNLLYAAGHDLAHPYLSPLFGDVDDFPPTLLSTGTRDLFLSNTVRMHRKLRESGVRAELLVFEAMPHAGFSGATPEDIELSLEVIQFVAAHRS; translated from the coding sequence GTGACGGACTCAGTGACGATGCCTTACCCTGTTCCCAAATCGGTGAGTCAGGAGGCCCAGGCCATCCTGGCGGCCCCGGTGGTGCGACCCACCTACCCTGCTCTTGGTGACACCGAAGATTGGCTAGCGCACATTCGCGCCGCTGACGAATCGATTCTGGCGGTCATCCCGCCCGTTTCTGAGGCGCTTAACGAAGACATTCGCGACGTTGGCGGGGTGCAAGTTTTCGTCCACCGATCGCCCTCCGTCCGTGAAGGCGGCCCGGTATGCCTGACCATGCATCCCGGTGGACTTATCAACATGGGCGGCGAGGTTTGCCGACGGCTCGGTGCTCTCAGCGCCTTATCGATGGAAATGGAGGTCTGGAGCGTCGACTACCGAATGCCTCCTCTCTATCCGTTCCCGGCGGGTTGGGATGACGCGGTCGCGGTATATCGACACTTGGTGGAGCGGCGTGATCCGAAGGACGTATTCGTGTCCGGCGTGTCGGCAGGTGGCAATCTTGCCGCCGCGACACTCCTTCGCGCCACAGACGAGAGCCTTCCTATGCCTGCGGCGCTGTACCTGGGAACGCCTCAACTCGATCTGACGGAGTCGGGCGACTCGTTTCAGGTCAACGCTCACGCGGACCGTGCCCTCGCAAGCCTGGAACAAGTGAATCTGCTTTACGCGGCGGGCCACGACCTAGCCCACCCCTATTTGTCGCCACTATTCGGCGACGTCGACGACTTCCCGCCGACCCTGCTGTCCACGGGGACACGCGACCTCTTCCTCTCCAACACGGTGCGTATGCATCGCAAGCTCCGCGAGAGTGGCGTGCGCGCAGAACTGCTGGTCTTCGAAGCAATGCCGCACGCAGGGTTCAGCGGTGCAACACCGGAAGACATTGAACTGAGCCTGGAGGTCATTCAGTTTGTCGCGGCGCACCGCAGCTGA
- a CDS encoding MFS transporter yields MALAVLTLSQLMVVLDVTIVNIALPSAQAELGFPDDGRHWLVTGYALAFGSLLLVGGRLSDFFGRRRMLVIGLIGFALASVLGGFASSLGALLSARVLQGVFGAILAPAALSLLSTIFEDRAGRLRAFAIFGAVSSAGGAVGLFLGGLLTEYLSWRWCMFVNVPIAIVALAGIGLVARQPVRERSPLDLPGAVTSVAGMVALVFGLANAEHGGWGNLWTVLPLALGAGLLAAFVLIERRTSHPLLPLRVVLDRDRGAANLVGLLVNGGLFGVFLFSTYYFTEALGYSPVETGLSFLPVVAGIIATSTLAGSRLLARFGPRSVVATGCAVAGAGLALQTGAGLFSSFAGDLLPGLVLYGLGLGLVFGRLQEAATARAEARDVGVASALINASQEVGGAAGTALISSVAATAAAAILATSPSTAPITASATVESYRAALWVAVALYGLAAIVAVALFRRGIVERDPDAEPLIGH; encoded by the coding sequence TTGGCCTTAGCCGTCCTCACCCTGTCTCAGCTGATGGTCGTCCTCGACGTAACCATCGTGAACATCGCTCTGCCGTCGGCGCAGGCCGAGCTCGGGTTCCCGGACGACGGGCGACACTGGCTCGTCACCGGGTACGCGCTGGCGTTCGGGAGCCTGCTGCTGGTCGGCGGACGGCTCAGCGACTTCTTCGGTCGCCGCCGGATGCTGGTGATCGGCCTGATCGGTTTCGCGCTCGCCTCTGTGCTCGGCGGGTTCGCCAGCAGTCTCGGCGCGCTTCTGTCGGCGCGCGTGCTGCAGGGAGTGTTCGGCGCCATCCTTGCGCCCGCCGCTCTCTCGCTGCTGTCGACGATCTTCGAGGACCGCGCCGGCCGACTCCGCGCGTTCGCAATCTTCGGCGCCGTGTCCTCCGCGGGCGGTGCCGTGGGGCTGTTCCTCGGCGGGTTGCTCACCGAGTACCTGTCCTGGCGGTGGTGCATGTTCGTCAACGTGCCGATCGCGATCGTGGCACTCGCGGGGATCGGCTTGGTCGCCCGGCAGCCGGTCCGCGAGCGGAGCCCACTCGACCTCCCCGGTGCAGTCACGTCGGTCGCCGGAATGGTCGCCCTCGTGTTCGGTTTGGCGAATGCGGAACACGGCGGGTGGGGAAACCTCTGGACGGTGCTGCCCCTTGCCCTCGGCGCCGGGCTGCTCGCCGCGTTTGTGCTCATCGAGCGTCGCACCAGCCATCCCCTCCTCCCCCTCCGCGTGGTCCTCGACCGCGACAGGGGCGCCGCGAACCTCGTGGGGCTGCTAGTCAACGGCGGCCTCTTCGGCGTGTTCCTATTCAGCACCTACTACTTCACCGAGGCGCTTGGATACTCGCCGGTCGAGACGGGCCTGAGCTTCCTCCCGGTCGTCGCAGGGATCATCGCCACGTCCACGCTTGCGGGGTCGCGGCTGCTGGCGCGTTTCGGGCCGCGCTCGGTCGTCGCGACGGGGTGCGCGGTCGCCGGCGCCGGGCTCGCCTTGCAGACCGGCGCGGGCCTGTTCAGCAGCTTCGCCGGCGACCTCCTGCCCGGCCTCGTGCTCTACGGCCTCGGTCTGGGACTCGTGTTCGGCCGGCTCCAGGAGGCCGCGACGGCGCGGGCGGAAGCGCGGGATGTCGGTGTGGCCTCGGCGCTGATCAACGCCAGCCAGGAGGTCGGCGGAGCCGCAGGAACCGCCCTCATCAGCTCGGTCGCGGCGACCGCTGCTGCCGCGATTCTCGCGACCTCTCCGAGCACCGCTCCGATCACGGCGTCCGCGACGGTCGAGAGCTACCGCGCCGCCCTCTGGGTGGCGGTAGCGTTGTACGGGCTCGCAGCGATCGTCGCGGTCGCCTTGTTCCGCCGGGGGATCGTGGAAAGGGACCCTGACGCCGAACCGCTGATCGGGCACTAG
- a CDS encoding TetR/AcrR family transcriptional regulator — protein sequence MNAPTSTAIVDAAAALFARHGFDRTAVQSVADATGYSKAGLLHHFPTKRALYEAVIAECAAETARVRDRVVSLPVDAVRDRRAVELLVDLSLARPGLVSLLLSTIVPMGDDNVSDLDALGDLLYEAFDDQPPEESRRIRVTGALVALGVLALEARHMDVASAWRNQIIDTSFDALGHARSR from the coding sequence ATGAACGCACCGACGAGCACCGCCATCGTCGACGCCGCCGCCGCCCTCTTCGCCCGGCACGGCTTCGACCGGACTGCGGTGCAGTCCGTCGCGGACGCGACCGGGTACTCCAAGGCGGGCCTGTTGCACCACTTCCCGACCAAGCGCGCGCTGTACGAGGCCGTCATCGCGGAATGCGCAGCCGAGACGGCTCGGGTGCGGGACCGTGTCGTCAGCCTGCCCGTCGACGCCGTCAGGGACCGCCGCGCGGTCGAACTCCTGGTCGACCTCTCCCTCGCCCGACCCGGACTCGTCAGTCTCCTGCTGAGCACCATCGTCCCGATGGGCGACGACAACGTCTCCGACCTCGACGCCCTCGGCGACCTCCTCTATGAAGCCTTCGACGACCAGCCCCCGGAGGAGTCCCGCCGCATCCGGGTGACCGGTGCGCTCGTCGCGCTGGGGGTCCTCGCCCTTGAAGCCCGCCACATGGACGTCGCCTCCGCATGGCGCAACCAGATCATCGACACCAGCTTCGACGCGTTAGGACATGCTCGATCTCGCTAG